The proteins below come from a single Juglans regia cultivar Chandler unplaced genomic scaffold, Walnut 2.0 Scaffold_713, whole genome shotgun sequence genomic window:
- the LOC118346211 gene encoding uncharacterized protein LOC118346211, translating to MAASSTQTPSQLISDLTSPYFLTAADNPGATLVPELLTGDNYPSWRRSMRMALNAKNKFFFVDGTLTKPADVSIATLWERCCDMVLSWLLNSIDKSLRQSLIYCQNPFEVWKDLDHQFSQSNHPRLYRLKHDLVNLCQDSMTVTAYYNTIKGLWDELHNLQEPTSCTCSARENASAKENIEHLFQFFMGLNDSFNNIRSQILAMDPLPSIAKAYATVHQEEAQRHLHLPLLPTPDNTPMAVSRPFNQVHNRAKMARNAPNAAKKVTWLRATMRLLDTQPIGTLPSLNRSLLLPLPTQYLGHLLLPLQV from the coding sequence ATGGCTGCATCATCCACCCAAACTCCATCGCAACTCATTAGTGACCTCACATCCCCATATTTCCTCACTGCTGCCGACAACCCTGGAGCAACCCTGGTTCCAGAACTCCTCACCGGTGATAATTACCCATCATGGCGACGTTCCATGCGTATGGCTctcaatgccaaaaataaatttttttttgttgatggcACTTTAACAAAACCTGCAGATGTGTCCATAGCTACACTGTGGGAGAGGTGCTGTGACATGGTCCTTTCTTGGTTACTCAATTCCATCGACAAATCCCTAAGGCAAAGTTTGATCTACTGTCAAAATCCTTTTGAAGTTTGGAAAGACTTAGACCACCAATTCTCTCAAAGCAATCATCCACGGTTGTATCGTCTCAAGCATGATCTCGTCAACCTCTGTCAAGATTCTATGACTGTTACAGCCTACTACAACACCATCAAGGGGCTCTGGGATGAATTGCACAATTTACAGGAACCCACTTCTTGCACATGCAGTGCTCGAGAAAATGCTTCAGCAAAGGAAAACATAGAACATTTATTCCAATTTTTCATGGGCCTTAATGATTCCTTCAACAATATCAGGAGCCAAATTTTAGCTATGGATCCACTACCCTCCATTGCCAAAGCATATGCTACTGTTCATCAAGAGGAGGCACAGCGCCACCTTCATCTACCTCTCTTACCCACACCTGACAACACACCCATGGCTGTTTCTCGCCCTTTCAATCAAGTCCACAACAGAGCAAAAATGGCAAGAAATGCTCCAAATGCGGCAAAGAAGGTCACTTGGTTGAGAGCTACTATGAGATTATTGGATACCCAGCCCATTGGAACACTTCCAAGCCTAAACAGAAGCCTACTGCTGCCACTGCCAACGCAGTATCTTGGGCATCTTCTCCTTCCACTGCAAGTGTAA